A stretch of Paenibacillus peoriae DNA encodes these proteins:
- a CDS encoding glycosyltransferase has protein sequence MKIAIAHDYLIQMGGAERVVEVFHDMYPEAPIFTTVFSDDRLSRNLKDADIRATWLQKVPGVKANFKGVLPLYPIAIRDFDFRDFDIVLSSSSAFMKSIQVPKHTFHICYCHTPMRFAWDYDTYMARQSKSNLLKNMLKLYMNRLKTWDAKTSRNVDQFVANSSVVKRRILHYYQRDSDVIFPPINTSRFKRATNIGDYYLIVSRLVSYKRIDLAIEAFKRNGLKLRIVGEGPDRKRLEGMAAPNIEFLGRLEDEEVNKLMAECRALVFPGEEDFGITPLEANAAGRPVIAFQGGGALDTIVPHVNGVFFRKHQVEDVLEAVAKVEQHAWNVDDIITHARKFDEDNFKDQLKKYVEQAYVNFLKGG, from the coding sequence ATGAAAATAGCGATAGCACACGATTACTTAATCCAAATGGGCGGAGCGGAAAGGGTAGTAGAGGTATTCCACGATATGTATCCGGAGGCTCCTATCTTCACAACGGTGTTCAGCGACGACCGCCTGTCGCGTAACTTGAAAGATGCGGATATTAGAGCCACTTGGCTACAAAAAGTCCCAGGAGTGAAGGCCAACTTCAAAGGAGTGCTGCCGCTATATCCCATCGCTATCCGTGATTTTGATTTTAGGGATTTCGATATTGTTTTAAGCTCCAGCAGTGCATTTATGAAAAGCATCCAGGTACCCAAACATACGTTTCACATTTGTTATTGTCACACACCGATGCGGTTTGCCTGGGATTACGATACATATATGGCCCGGCAGTCCAAATCCAACCTGCTCAAAAACATGCTAAAGCTGTACATGAACCGGTTGAAAACATGGGATGCCAAAACTTCGCGCAACGTAGACCAGTTTGTCGCCAACTCTTCGGTTGTTAAAAGAAGAATTTTGCACTATTACCAAAGGGATTCGGATGTCATTTTCCCACCTATTAATACATCCCGTTTTAAACGCGCTACAAACATCGGTGACTATTACCTGATCGTATCCCGATTGGTGTCCTACAAGCGCATCGATCTCGCGATCGAAGCATTCAAACGTAACGGTCTCAAGCTGCGCATTGTGGGTGAAGGACCAGATCGTAAACGACTCGAAGGTATGGCTGCCCCGAACATTGAGTTCCTCGGCAGGCTTGAGGACGAAGAGGTTAACAAGCTGATGGCAGAATGCCGAGCGCTCGTTTTTCCGGGCGAAGAGGACTTCGGTATTACGCCTTTGGAGGCGAATGCGGCCGGACGGCCTGTCATCGCTTTTCAGGGTGGGGGAGCGCTGGATACGATTGTTCCTCATGTGAACGGCGTATTTTTCCGCAAGCATCAAGTAGAGGATGTGCTAGAGGCCGTCGCAAAGGTCGAGCAGCATGCATGGAATGTGGACGATATCATTACCCATGCCCGCAAATTTGATGAAGATAACTTCAAGGATCAACTGAAAAAGTATGTAGAACAAGCCTATGTGAACTTTCTAAAAGGAGGATGA
- a CDS encoding sugar phosphate nucleotidyltransferase translates to MKLVLLSGGSGKRLWPLSNDSRSKQFLKVLESPEGTSESMVQRVWRQLGDNGLSESSFIATGRAQVEMIQSQVGPNTRIIVEPERRDTFPAIALTATYLYSIAGVSPDEIVAILPVDPYVEDAFFASVAQLEHTLQESEGKLALIGVVPSYPSEKYGYIIPKNDATQGSTGYREVSHFQEKPDREQAERLIERNALWNCGVFAFKLSYLLDILASKGLPLNYEEMQKQYASLEKISFDYEVVEKEKDIVVLPYDGFWKDLGTWNTLTEEMSNQQVGRGVVTEDCVNTSLINELDIPVAIIGTNDLIVAASPDGILVTNKAESPRIKEVLKAHDQRPMYEERRWGQYRVVDYVKYDEGNEVLTKRIRVRKGKNISYQLHFKRSEIWTIISGEAEIILNEKLHKVKAGDVVRIPEGTKHSILAVTDVDFIEVQTGSELVEEDIVRFCMDWNEISRHQFIS, encoded by the coding sequence ATGAAGCTCGTACTTTTGTCTGGTGGTTCCGGTAAAAGATTATGGCCTTTGTCCAACGATTCCCGTTCCAAACAATTTTTGAAGGTACTGGAGAGCCCGGAGGGGACTTCGGAATCCATGGTACAGCGGGTATGGAGACAATTGGGAGACAACGGATTATCAGAATCCTCGTTTATTGCGACAGGGAGAGCACAGGTCGAAATGATCCAGAGTCAGGTTGGGCCGAATACGCGTATCATTGTTGAGCCAGAACGCAGAGACACCTTTCCTGCGATTGCGCTGACAGCGACTTATTTATATTCCATTGCAGGTGTTTCACCTGATGAAATTGTAGCTATATTGCCTGTAGATCCTTATGTTGAGGATGCTTTCTTCGCCTCCGTAGCCCAACTGGAACATACGCTTCAGGAGAGTGAAGGCAAGCTTGCATTAATCGGGGTTGTCCCTTCCTATCCTTCAGAGAAATATGGTTACATTATTCCGAAAAACGATGCCACCCAAGGTAGCACTGGCTACCGCGAAGTGAGCCATTTTCAAGAGAAACCCGACCGGGAGCAGGCGGAGCGTCTGATTGAACGCAATGCTCTATGGAACTGCGGGGTTTTTGCGTTCAAATTAAGTTATTTGCTGGATATCTTGGCATCCAAGGGATTGCCGCTGAATTATGAAGAAATGCAAAAGCAATACGCATCTCTGGAAAAAATCAGTTTTGACTATGAAGTAGTCGAGAAGGAAAAGGACATTGTAGTTCTTCCGTATGATGGTTTTTGGAAGGATTTAGGTACTTGGAATACGCTCACAGAAGAAATGTCTAATCAACAAGTGGGCAGAGGTGTAGTAACGGAGGATTGCGTCAATACGAGTCTTATTAACGAGTTGGACATTCCTGTGGCGATCATTGGAACGAATGATCTGATTGTAGCCGCTAGCCCGGATGGCATTCTTGTGACCAATAAGGCAGAAAGTCCTCGTATTAAAGAAGTGCTCAAGGCTCATGATCAGCGTCCAATGTATGAAGAACGTCGTTGGGGGCAGTATCGGGTTGTGGATTATGTCAAATATGACGAGGGTAACGAGGTATTGACCAAACGAATCCGCGTACGAAAAGGCAAAAATATCAGCTACCAGCTTCATTTCAAACGGAGTGAAATCTGGACCATTATTAGCGGTGAAGCGGAAATTATTTTGAATGAGAAGCTACACAAAGTAAAGGCTGGTGATGTAGTCCGCATTCCTGAAGGGACGAAGCATAGCATTTTGGCTGTGACCGATGTGGATTTTATTGAGGTGCAGACTGGCTCTGAATTGGTTGAAGAGGATATTGTCCGCTTTTGTATGGATTGGAATGAAATTTCCCGTCACCAATTTATCTCATAA
- a CDS encoding glycosyl hydrolase, translating to MRFNFIPLYRLIRHVLPVVILFSLLPVGFGDSLSVANAASLQPVNSDASIQARELYNYLLNISGKKIVTGQHDYLESPDELSNKVQKISQAYVGVHGYEMGAISGQSDATEAAQRKNVVDSAIRWDRSGGIVTMTFHEALPGRPLTWANVQAKVSQTEFNKYVTPGTTQYNLLIADLDKVAVSLKQLRDAGVPVLWRPYHEMNGDWFWWGNKNNFNQLWNIMYDRFTNTHQLNNLLWVWSPNAPNSYTVPYTPKYPGDDRVDILAVDIYNNDFKQSHYEGLLGLARNKPIAIGEHGEMPSSEVLQAQPKWVYSMTWGKMLTENNTTNQIQDYMNDSRSLTRDDVKNGLETIQPPGTDIPTLPDEGQSEPIPAPPVVIVPPAPTPPSVPDVVYVNGLRGEYFNNMNLNGSPVLIRTDSKLDYNWRANAADPKVNADQFSVRWTGKIKPQYSETYTFTTISDDGIRVWVDGKLVIDSWFKQSWTERKGSMTLEAGKMVDLKVEYYDEKGDAMARLMWESQHEAKAVIPGNALFLP from the coding sequence GTGAGATTCAATTTTATTCCTCTGTATCGACTGATACGTCATGTACTCCCCGTTGTTATACTTTTTTCATTGTTGCCCGTCGGTTTTGGTGATTCTCTGTCTGTGGCGAATGCCGCTTCATTACAACCTGTTAATTCGGACGCTTCTATTCAGGCCCGTGAACTATACAATTATTTACTCAACATCTCAGGGAAAAAAATAGTCACCGGTCAGCATGATTATTTGGAAAGTCCGGATGAATTAAGTAACAAGGTCCAAAAAATCAGTCAGGCATATGTAGGTGTACACGGCTATGAGATGGGAGCTATCTCTGGTCAATCTGACGCTACAGAAGCAGCGCAACGTAAAAATGTCGTCGATAGTGCTATCCGTTGGGACAGATCCGGTGGTATTGTGACGATGACTTTTCATGAAGCGCTACCAGGTAGGCCACTGACTTGGGCCAATGTACAGGCGAAAGTAAGTCAGACAGAGTTCAACAAATACGTGACCCCAGGTACTACGCAGTATAACCTCCTCATTGCCGATCTGGATAAGGTCGCTGTATCGTTAAAGCAGCTTCGTGATGCAGGGGTTCCGGTTTTGTGGAGACCTTACCACGAGATGAATGGCGACTGGTTCTGGTGGGGAAACAAAAATAATTTCAATCAGCTATGGAATATCATGTACGACCGTTTTACCAACACACATCAATTGAACAATCTGCTGTGGGTATGGAGTCCGAATGCGCCCAATTCGTATACTGTCCCGTACACCCCGAAATACCCGGGGGATGACAGAGTGGACATCTTGGCAGTAGATATTTACAACAATGATTTTAAGCAAAGTCATTACGAAGGTCTGCTTGGGCTGGCACGGAATAAGCCGATTGCCATTGGGGAGCACGGTGAGATGCCTAGTTCTGAGGTGTTGCAGGCTCAACCTAAATGGGTATATTCCATGACTTGGGGCAAGATGCTGACTGAGAATAACACAACAAATCAAATTCAGGATTATATGAATGATTCGAGGAGTTTGACGCGGGATGATGTGAAGAATGGATTGGAAACGATTCAACCACCTGGGACAGATATACCGACCTTACCGGACGAGGGACAAAGTGAGCCTATCCCGGCTCCGCCAGTAGTGATCGTTCCCCCAGCTCCGACTCCTCCTTCTGTTCCTGATGTGGTATATGTGAACGGGTTGCGTGGCGAATATTTTAACAATATGAATTTGAATGGAAGTCCTGTTTTGATCCGTACAGATAGCAAGCTGGACTACAACTGGCGTGCCAATGCAGCTGACCCTAAGGTGAATGCCGATCAGTTCTCGGTTCGCTGGACGGGTAAAATCAAACCGCAATATAGCGAGACCTATACGTTCACCACGATATCCGATGATGGTATCCGTGTATGGGTAGACGGCAAGTTGGTGATTGACAGCTGGTTCAAACAAAGCTGGACAGAGCGTAAAGGCAGTATGACTTTGGAAGCAGGCAAAATGGTAGATTTAAAAGTAGAATACTATGATGAAAAAGGCGACGCGATGGCACGTCTAATGTGGGAAAGTCAGCATGAAGCGAAAGCGGTGATTCCCGGAAACGCTTTGTTTCTTCCTTGA
- a CDS encoding UDP-glucose dehydrogenase family protein yields the protein MKLAVIGTGYVGLVSGVCFAQKGNEVICVDLEQYKIDMLNRAESPIYEPGIEELIALNLEAGRLEFTSDLADAVRRSDIVILAVGTPSLANGEANLSYIEQAAADVGKAMNGYKIIMTKSTVPVGTNEKIKDVLARHTSLSFDIVSAPEFLREGSAINDTLHPDRIIIGLDNTGLRETMVTLHQVFTDKIYVTDIRSAEMIKYASNAFLATKISFINEIANICEKVGADVTCVADGMGMDKRIGSSFLQAGIGYGGSCFPKDTNALIQIAGNVDYEFKLLKSVVEVNTDQRFMIVSKLRESLGQLNGVSIGIWGLAFKPNTDDIREAPALEIVETLIQAGAIVKLYDPIAMDKFKEHVDHPNIVWCSSPQQAAEGSDAVCLLTDWEEFKKVDLVQLASLLRKPVLIDGRNVFAEEQIQGSGLEYYSVGRPRMSGWNRDKVEV from the coding sequence ATGAAGCTGGCTGTAATTGGTACTGGATACGTTGGGCTCGTCTCGGGTGTATGTTTTGCGCAAAAAGGTAATGAGGTGATTTGTGTCGATCTGGAGCAGTACAAAATCGACATGTTGAACCGGGCAGAATCTCCGATTTATGAACCGGGTATTGAGGAATTGATCGCGCTGAATCTGGAAGCAGGTCGATTGGAGTTTACTTCGGATTTGGCTGATGCGGTACGCCGCTCGGATATCGTCATTTTGGCGGTAGGTACGCCTTCTCTGGCTAACGGCGAGGCGAACTTGTCCTACATTGAACAGGCGGCTGCTGATGTTGGGAAAGCCATGAACGGGTATAAGATTATTATGACCAAGAGTACTGTACCTGTCGGAACGAACGAAAAGATTAAGGACGTATTGGCTCGTCACACGAGTTTGTCTTTCGATATCGTATCTGCGCCGGAGTTTCTGAGAGAAGGCTCAGCCATCAATGATACGCTTCATCCGGATCGCATCATTATTGGTTTGGACAATACTGGATTGCGTGAAACAATGGTCACTCTGCATCAGGTGTTCACGGATAAAATCTATGTGACGGATATCCGTAGTGCTGAAATGATCAAATACGCGTCAAATGCGTTCCTGGCAACTAAAATTTCGTTCATTAACGAAATCGCTAATATTTGCGAAAAGGTTGGCGCCGATGTAACCTGTGTGGCTGATGGCATGGGTATGGACAAACGGATCGGCTCCTCTTTCCTACAAGCAGGGATCGGGTATGGTGGCTCTTGCTTTCCAAAAGACACAAATGCGCTTATCCAAATTGCGGGTAATGTAGACTATGAATTTAAGTTGTTGAAATCGGTGGTCGAGGTGAATACCGACCAGCGCTTTATGATTGTATCCAAGCTGCGTGAATCGCTGGGTCAACTGAACGGTGTGTCGATTGGCATTTGGGGCCTCGCCTTCAAGCCAAATACAGACGACATCCGCGAAGCTCCAGCACTGGAAATCGTAGAAACACTCATTCAGGCAGGCGCAATTGTCAAACTGTATGATCCCATTGCGATGGATAAATTCAAGGAGCACGTGGATCACCCGAATATTGTGTGGTGCTCATCCCCACAGCAAGCCGCCGAAGGTAGCGACGCTGTGTGCCTGTTGACCGATTGGGAAGAGTTCAAAAAGGTCGATCTCGTACAACTGGCCTCCCTTCTGCGCAAACCGGTTCTAATTGACGGTCGTAACGTATTCGCCGAGGAACAGATTCAAGGCTCCGGGCTGGAATACTATTCCGTGGGTCGTCCGCGGATGAGTGGGTGGAACAGAGATAAAGTGGAAGTTTAA
- a CDS encoding helix-turn-helix domain-containing protein, translated as MNYGTRIAELREHKGLKQEELAQSLGITRAALSHYEKNRRKPDFEILTKLADIFGVTIDYLVGRTSHPAAILDSDVREFVDQLELSDEDILQRFNLTIDGRTLSEEEAKRFIAFVRMERMME; from the coding sequence ATGAATTATGGCACCCGCATCGCTGAATTACGAGAACATAAGGGATTAAAACAAGAGGAACTAGCACAATCCCTCGGAATTACGCGGGCAGCTCTTTCTCACTATGAAAAAAATAGGCGCAAGCCAGATTTCGAGATCCTGACCAAGCTCGCTGATATTTTCGGGGTAACGATTGACTACTTGGTGGGACGTACGAGCCATCCGGCGGCAATATTGGATTCAGATGTGAGGGAATTTGTGGACCAGCTTGAACTGTCCGATGAGGATATTCTGCAACGTTTCAACCTGACCATTGATGGACGCACCTTGTCTGAGGAAGAAGCCAAACGTTTTATTGCATTTGTCCGAATGGAACGAATGATGGAATAA